One part of the Melitaea cinxia chromosome 8, ilMelCinx1.1, whole genome shotgun sequence genome encodes these proteins:
- the LOC123655973 gene encoding tetratricopeptide repeat protein 8, translated as MEMGIDYKILNLYTTRQYDKCLILCNTVLKDKNHRMIEFIRMRAMTIQAKIAGNGYEEVNYFPQVDDWTTTAVSKTPRPGTSFQRAVKTAHSASTSKEAPMTATVTARAGTARVRTARTLHTASRASRAATALASGNSFISDAPVTLRFIEKDDKLFVPASKTLFEYIYYCECNVRKAMDVAFQAVKASDSNDWWWNFSLARCYETLGMYRNVEECLRQALRVNKHITIYLRLVAMYVGLNQPLSALEVCKQGLLVFHMNVSLLLEQARIHAHMGNFAVAVNYYRIIATEDPSNMEAIANIAMYNFYNDQPEIALRYYRRLLATSPPGPEIYNNLGLCCLYCNQWDLTLPCFRQAIFYATNPETCSNIWFNLAHVALSTGDMVLARRCLLVSVASSEHGPARRALRTLELRARNNHARRDI; from the exons atggagATGGGAAtcgattacaaaattttaaatctgtatACAACAAGGCAATACGATAAATGTTTGATATTATGCAATACGGTTTTGAAAGACAAAAATCATCGCATGATAGAGTTCATTCGTATGCGTGCTATGACTATTCAAGCAAAAATAGCAGGTAATGGATACGAAGAAGTCAACTATTTTCCACAAGTTGACGACTGGACAACAACAGCGGTTTCGAAAACACCTAGACCTGGAACATCATTTCAGAGAGCAGTGAAAACAGCACACAGTGCCTCTACAAGTAAA GAAGCACCTATGACAGCTACAGTGACTGCCCGCGCCGGCACAGCTCGCGTCCGCACTGCTCGTACACTCCACACTGCATCACGCGCCTCCCGGGCCGCTACAGCCCTTGCAAGCGGAAATTCTTTCATTTCAGACGCCCCAGTAACCTTAAGATTTATAGAAAAAGACGACAAACTGTTTGTTCCAGCATCTAAAACtctttttgaatatatttattattgtgaaTGTAACGTTCGTAAG gCCATGGATGTAGCATTCCAAGCAGTCAAGGCGAGTGATTCAAACGACTGGTGGTGGAATTTTTCTCTCGCTCGTTGCTACGAAACCCTAGGGATGTACAGAAATGTAGAGGAATGCCTACGGCAAGCGCTTAGAGTAAACAAGcacataacaatatatttacgGCTGGTGGCTATGTATGTTGGTCTCAATCAGCCTCTTTCCGCACTGGAAGTTTGTAAACAAGGTCTTTTAGTATTTCACATGAATGTGTCCTTATTACTAGAACAAGCACGAATACATGCACATATGGGCAACTTCGCTGTGGCTGTTAACTATTATCGTATAATAGCGACTGAAGACCCTTCTAATATGGAGGCGATCGCAAATATTgctatgtataatttttacaacGATCAACCAGAGATTGCATTAAGATATTACAG GAGGCTGCTGGCAACGAGTCCTCCCGGTCCAGAGATTTATAACAATCTCGGTCTATGTTGTCTCTACTGTAATCAATGGGACCTAACACTGCCATGTTTTCGACAGGCGATCTTTTATGCCACTAATCCAGAAACTTGTTCAAACATTTGGTTCAATTTAGCTCACGTCGCATTG TCGACCGGAGACATGGTGCTCGCCCGCCGCTGCCTGCTCGTAAGCGTGGCTAGCTCCGAGCACGGACCCGCGCGCCGAGCTCTAAGAACGCTGGAATTGCGCGCACGCAATAATCACGCTCGAagagatatttaa